The Cellulophaga sp. L1A9 genome window below encodes:
- a CDS encoding hybrid sensor histidine kinase/response regulator transcription factor, giving the protein MSQIVNLLLFVIPFNTIFSQERDPIIKYYTLEDGLSQVSSNDLLLDNSGFIWIATQDGLNKFDGNKFEHYKYSEQDSLTLSGNLINKLLEDVSGKIWVGTIGNGLNYYDPVLEVFHRIKLKESSEENEIISGIAEDKENAIWIASRLTGLYKLSSTHNKDFLQERYLEGKSVSGIFIDTTNMLWVGENNGNVYCLDPTEAKIADPIPIFEIQGNVQAFYKTKNQVLVGGDFGFYSYDIENKKLKLIALNKADELPTKHVLSFLKNDESSVWIGSGNGIYLFDWVHHKILKRILYSEDKKNGLSNGTVQTLLKISENQMLVGTANYPNLIDLGEPYFKNISKNLKGDHLLNDNVIFSIFKDQEDLWIGTSDGGLNLIRKGKTYYFKYTQNKPNGFSGTVVRAIVKDSIHQRLWLATTRGLNMINLKNFDPDNPKFSVFHHDPLDDNSINGDFLKDIALDKNNNLWGATYGHGVFRLEFNNENEYKIIRYKNTPSTKNSLNNDFADCIQVDKKNTVWIGTQSGLSELSFSSPAYEKPVFNNFSKIENDENSLVHNSVYDILIDKKERIWLGTRNGFSQYLGNRKFKSWTQQKQFSNGVVYSIQDDGYGRLWMGTNDGLVRYDPEKNNFKQFGIEDGIQSKEFDIHARFADSEGLIYLGGIGGVTYFHPDDLEQIDTPQYLYFSELQVKGSKVKVSKDDKSILKQSLQKTKNLEFKHNQFPFFLRFSSIDYRLNKNVEYGYKLLPTDTEWIFLKEPEIQFLNLPTGSYTIEITGFSRGEEWDQEPLKMNLTILPPWWATWWSYMVYIITAATLGYYFYRFKLSRKLAVAESIRLKEVSSLKSSLYTSITHEFRTPLTVILGMTQNLKKNTKNKISVSDEYSLSMIERNGESLLKMVNEMLDLAKLENGAMELNLVQIDSIPFIKYLCESFHSLAASKEISLIVYAEIDALEMDIDVNKVASIVSNLLSNAIKFTNTTGKVIVHLNRIIQKETAYLVLKIQDNGLGLAEADIVHLFDRFYQVGGSSVGQQKGTGIGLSLCKEFIILMKGTIRVESSLGKGSTFIVHIPVTNNAVKTEETVLSSNLTLKTTPPEVKKELTYKAAPSKLPLVLIIEDNVDVAHYLKTCLVEKYQTIHALDGVEGIKMAFENIPDIIISDVMMPSKDGYEVCTTLKADERTDHIPIILLTAKVTTEDRLAGLSYGADAYLAKPFSEKELFIRLDQLVLVRKKLIDKIQKDGLINVLGRRESPETKFLQKVIQFIQDDISNSAFGSAELAHKLHLSESQIYRKLKAITDKSTAVFIRSVRLQRAKELIKTTDKTISEIAYDTGFNDPSWFSRAFKEEFGFAPSDFCK; this is encoded by the coding sequence TTGTCTCAAATAGTGAACTTGCTATTGTTTGTGATTCCTTTTAATACTATTTTTTCACAAGAAAGAGATCCTATCATTAAATATTACACTTTAGAAGATGGTCTTTCACAAGTTTCATCGAATGATCTTCTGTTAGACAACTCAGGTTTTATTTGGATAGCCACTCAAGATGGGTTAAACAAATTTGATGGAAATAAATTTGAACATTACAAATACAGCGAACAAGATTCATTAACGCTTTCTGGCAACCTTATTAATAAACTACTTGAAGATGTATCAGGCAAAATTTGGGTAGGAACAATTGGTAATGGATTAAATTATTATGACCCTGTTTTAGAAGTTTTTCATCGCATTAAATTAAAGGAATCTTCTGAAGAAAATGAGATCATTTCCGGTATTGCAGAGGACAAAGAAAATGCTATTTGGATAGCTTCACGATTAACGGGACTTTACAAATTAAGTTCAACTCATAACAAGGATTTTTTGCAAGAGCGATACTTAGAAGGGAAATCGGTGTCAGGTATCTTTATTGATACTACAAATATGTTATGGGTAGGAGAAAATAATGGAAACGTTTATTGTCTAGATCCAACGGAAGCAAAAATAGCTGATCCTATACCTATTTTTGAAATTCAAGGAAATGTTCAAGCATTTTATAAAACTAAAAATCAGGTATTAGTTGGTGGCGACTTTGGTTTTTATAGTTATGATATTGAAAATAAAAAGCTCAAATTAATAGCACTTAACAAAGCTGATGAATTACCTACGAAACATGTTTTGTCTTTTTTAAAAAATGACGAAAGTAGTGTGTGGATAGGGAGCGGTAATGGAATTTATCTTTTTGATTGGGTGCATCATAAAATTCTCAAAAGAATTTTATATTCTGAAGATAAAAAAAATGGTCTCAGTAATGGGACTGTTCAAACCTTATTGAAAATATCAGAAAATCAAATGTTAGTGGGTACAGCCAATTATCCAAATCTAATTGATTTAGGAGAACCTTATTTTAAAAATATTTCAAAAAACCTTAAAGGAGACCATTTACTAAATGACAATGTTATTTTTTCCATATTTAAGGATCAGGAAGATTTATGGATAGGTACCTCTGATGGTGGTTTAAATTTAATAAGAAAAGGAAAAACATATTACTTTAAGTATACTCAAAATAAACCCAATGGGTTTTCCGGTACCGTTGTCAGGGCTATTGTAAAAGATAGTATTCATCAGCGGTTATGGTTGGCAACCACACGAGGACTAAATATGATTAACCTTAAAAATTTTGATCCAGACAATCCAAAATTTTCAGTTTTTCATCATGATCCTTTAGATGATAATTCCATCAATGGAGATTTTCTAAAAGATATAGCTCTTGACAAGAATAATAATCTTTGGGGAGCAACCTATGGACATGGTGTTTTTCGTTTGGAATTTAATAATGAAAACGAGTATAAAATCATCAGATATAAAAATACTCCTTCAACTAAAAATTCTCTAAATAATGACTTTGCGGATTGTATTCAAGTAGATAAAAAGAATACGGTTTGGATTGGCACGCAATCTGGGTTATCTGAGCTTAGTTTTAGCAGCCCAGCCTACGAAAAACCAGTATTTAATAATTTTTCTAAAATAGAGAATGACGAAAATTCTTTGGTACACAATTCAGTCTACGACATTCTAATTGATAAAAAGGAGCGTATTTGGTTGGGTACAAGAAATGGATTTAGTCAATACTTGGGAAATCGAAAGTTCAAATCATGGACGCAACAAAAACAATTTAGTAATGGCGTTGTATACAGCATTCAAGACGATGGTTATGGAAGACTATGGATGGGAACTAATGATGGGTTGGTGCGCTATGATCCTGAAAAAAATAATTTTAAACAGTTTGGAATAGAAGATGGAATTCAGAGTAAAGAATTTGATATACATGCAAGATTCGCTGATTCGGAGGGCTTAATTTACCTAGGAGGAATTGGAGGAGTAACTTATTTTCATCCTGATGACCTAGAACAAATTGATACCCCTCAATACTTGTATTTCTCGGAGTTACAGGTAAAAGGGAGTAAGGTGAAGGTGAGTAAAGATGATAAATCAATTTTAAAGCAATCATTGCAGAAAACCAAAAACCTAGAATTCAAACACAACCAATTTCCTTTTTTTCTTCGATTCTCGTCTATTGATTACCGGCTTAATAAAAATGTGGAATATGGATATAAATTATTACCAACGGATACGGAATGGATCTTTTTAAAAGAACCCGAAATTCAGTTTTTAAATCTTCCAACGGGTAGTTATACTATAGAAATAACTGGTTTTTCTCGGGGGGAAGAATGGGACCAGGAGCCACTAAAAATGAACTTAACTATTTTACCTCCTTGGTGGGCAACATGGTGGTCCTATATGGTATACATAATCACAGCGGCAACATTGGGTTATTATTTTTATCGTTTTAAGCTTTCAAGAAAATTAGCTGTAGCAGAAAGTATTAGATTAAAAGAAGTTAGCAGTTTAAAAAGTAGTCTGTATACGAGTATTACGCATGAATTTAGAACACCACTTACCGTAATTTTAGGAATGACCCAAAATTTAAAAAAGAATACCAAAAATAAGATTTCAGTCTCTGATGAATATTCATTGTCAATGATAGAAAGAAATGGAGAAAGTTTATTAAAAATGGTGAATGAAATGTTAGACTTGGCAAAACTAGAAAATGGTGCAATGGAGCTTAATTTAGTACAGATTGATAGTATTCCGTTTATTAAATACCTCTGTGAAAGCTTTCATTCACTTGCAGCCTCAAAAGAAATAAGTTTAATAGTGTATGCTGAGATTGATGCCCTAGAAATGGATATTGATGTGAATAAAGTAGCTTCAATTGTTTCCAATCTTCTTTCAAATGCTATAAAGTTTACAAATACTACGGGTAAAGTTATTGTTCATCTTAACAGAATAATTCAAAAAGAGACTGCCTATCTAGTTCTGAAAATACAAGATAATGGACTTGGTTTGGCAGAAGCCGATATCGTTCATTTGTTTGATCGATTCTACCAAGTAGGAGGTTCTTCTGTTGGTCAACAAAAAGGAACAGGAATAGGACTTTCTTTGTGTAAAGAATTTATTATACTCATGAAAGGTACTATCCGAGTAGAAAGTAGTTTAGGAAAAGGAAGCACATTTATCGTACATATTCCTGTGACCAATAACGCAGTAAAAACAGAAGAAACGGTACTATCTTCAAACCTTACTTTAAAAACAACACCTCCTGAAGTTAAAAAAGAACTTACATATAAAGCTGCCCCTTCTAAATTACCTCTTGTGCTCATTATTGAAGATAATGTGGATGTAGCCCATTACCTAAAAACTTGTCTTGTTGAAAAATATCAAACGATACATGCATTGGATGGTGTTGAGGGTATTAAAATGGCTTTTGAGAATATTCCAGACATTATAATATCAGATGTGATGATGCCTAGCAAAGATGGTTATGAAGTTTGTACTACATTAAAAGCTGACGAGCGTACAGATCATATCCCCATTATACTGCTAACAGCTAAAGTAACTACCGAGGATCGATTAGCGGGTCTTTCGTATGGCGCAGATGCCTATTTGGCGAAACCCTTTAGCGAGAAAGAATTATTCATCCGATTAGATCAATTGGTTTTAGTACGCAAGAAATTAATTGATAAAATTCAAAAAGACGGACTTATCAATGTTTTAGGACGTCGTGAAAGCCCAGAAACAAAATTTCTTCAGAAGGTCATACAATTTATACAGGACGATATTAGTAACTCTGCTTTCGGTTCGGCAGAACTTGCCCATAAATTACATTTAAGCGAGTCACAGATTTACAGAAAATTAAAAGCTATTACCGATAAATCTACAGCGGTATTTATCCGTTCCGTTCGTTTGCAAAGAGCCAAAGAACTAATTAAAACTACAGATAAAACTATTTCAGAGATTGCATATGATACTGGTTTTAACGATCCTTCTTGGTTTAGCAGGGCTTTTAAGGAGGAATTTGGATTTGCACCTAGTGATTTTTGTAAGTAA
- a CDS encoding bifunctional aspartate transaminase/aspartate 4-decarboxylase, which produces MKKQEEVELNTLSPFEVKDTLIKLAKSNHQHSMINAGRGNPNWIATKPRDAFFQLGLFGLEESKRQFQNLDGFGGITDKDGITKRFQAYLALNKNVIGLRYLNDLFQFAVENYSEDSDDLMFEWVNGIIGNNYPEPGRMLKNAETITHAYLMKEMSAGNTTPESKYDIFATEGGTAAMVYIFNSLKENKFLKAGDTIAIGTPIFTPYFEMPVLNDYKLNLVLINADENNNWQIPDAEIDKLKDPNIKAFFLVNPSNPPSVKLSDETLDKIAKIAKDRKDLILLTDDVYGSFTENFTSLAIKAPENTILVYSFSKYFGATGWRLGVIALNENNIFDKMLAKLPEEDKIELRARYETISLNPDGIKMIDRFIADSRSVALNHTAGLSTPQQIQMTLFSLATLIDTEGKYKTAVKKLVRNRYDKLYKDLPGTPLISADNKNAAYYYSLVDFLNLAKDKYSEEFSTWVGENYNALDPVIRLAEEESIVAMPGGGFDGPDWTIRFSLANSYAEDFEKISILINDILDEYYYAYQGK; this is translated from the coding sequence ATGAAAAAACAAGAAGAAGTAGAATTAAACACGTTGAGTCCTTTTGAAGTAAAAGATACATTAATAAAATTAGCAAAATCAAATCACCAGCATTCAATGATTAATGCAGGTAGAGGTAACCCTAACTGGATCGCTACAAAACCTAGAGATGCCTTTTTTCAACTAGGTCTCTTTGGCTTAGAAGAAAGTAAAAGACAATTTCAGAATTTAGATGGTTTTGGAGGTATTACAGATAAAGACGGTATTACCAAAAGGTTTCAAGCCTATTTAGCCTTAAACAAGAATGTAATAGGGTTGCGTTATCTGAACGATTTATTTCAGTTTGCAGTAGAAAATTATAGTGAGGATTCAGACGATTTAATGTTTGAATGGGTCAATGGTATTATAGGAAACAATTATCCTGAACCAGGAAGAATGTTAAAGAATGCTGAAACGATCACTCATGCTTATTTAATGAAGGAAATGAGTGCTGGAAATACAACTCCAGAATCAAAATACGATATTTTTGCAACAGAAGGAGGCACAGCTGCCATGGTATACATTTTCAATTCATTGAAAGAAAACAAGTTCTTAAAAGCTGGAGATACCATTGCAATTGGTACACCAATATTTACGCCGTATTTCGAAATGCCCGTATTAAATGATTATAAATTAAATCTGGTTCTTATCAATGCTGACGAGAACAATAATTGGCAGATTCCAGACGCTGAAATCGATAAACTAAAAGATCCCAATATAAAGGCATTCTTTTTAGTTAACCCGAGTAATCCTCCTTCAGTTAAATTGAGTGATGAAACCTTGGATAAAATTGCAAAAATTGCAAAAGATAGAAAAGACTTAATCTTGCTAACAGATGATGTTTACGGCTCTTTTACAGAGAACTTTACATCATTAGCAATCAAAGCACCAGAGAACACGATTTTGGTGTATTCCTTTTCAAAATATTTTGGTGCTACAGGTTGGAGACTTGGAGTAATAGCGCTTAATGAAAATAATATTTTTGATAAAATGCTTGCCAAGCTACCAGAGGAAGATAAAATAGAATTGCGAGCGCGTTATGAAACAATTTCTTTAAATCCTGATGGTATAAAAATGATAGATCGTTTTATTGCAGACAGTCGTAGTGTTGCTTTAAATCACACAGCTGGTTTATCTACGCCTCAACAAATTCAAATGACGCTATTTTCTTTAGCGACTTTGATAGATACAGAAGGCAAGTATAAAACAGCTGTAAAAAAATTGGTTAGAAATAGATATGACAAGTTATATAAAGATTTACCTGGCACCCCATTAATTTCTGCTGATAATAAAAACGCTGCATATTATTACTCTTTAGTTGATTTCTTAAATTTAGCAAAAGATAAATACAGTGAAGAATTTAGTACATGGGTTGGTGAAAATTACAATGCTTTAGATCCAGTAATACGTTTGGCTGAAGAAGAATCTATTGTAGCCATGCCAGGAGGTGGTTTTGATGGGCCTGATTGGACTATAAGATTCTCACTTGCCAATTCTTATGCTGAAGACTTTGAGAAAATTAGCATCCTCATAAATGATATCCTTGATGAATATTATTACGCTTATCAAGGAAAATAG
- the aspT gene encoding aspartate-alanine antiporter: MDIIYDQLRNFPYFTLFLAIAIGFFVGKFKIGKFSLGGVGGTLIAAVILGQVGGIEISDEVKSLFFALFIFMVGYLGGPQFFASLKISSLKYLLAAFLMTAMGLLAVLGLAIWFGLDKGMAAGLAAGGLTQSAIIGTAGEAIDKLGLAVDVSKNLKMNVAVGYSITYIFGSIGPILMVSIIPIVMKWDIRAEAKKLAIKLGGSKELEEGEFDPIKRIDTRVYKILKTSKFLNKSVLEFETEFNSNLTVELIINNKKNTEPSASTIINEDDILFVTGLITAFSKVGFNIGEEISEFGPNIDLTEEVRHVIATNKKLTGLTLEQVLKKLDIDKRHGVYIKSITRMSHQLPVLDKTEIHKGDEIELVGKKKDLDRIEKEIGYKPPSIKTTDFVVLGLGMVVGYLIGQIGFEINGTSLALGAGLGCLVSGLLIGFLKTKYPKLGGINVGAANFIQTIGLAVFVGIVGLNAGAPAFQAILKSGVTLFLLGILVTMLPMIVQFVINYYVLKIKNPVEALGVLTGSRSSNPGFSALLDKTKNATPVPTFTMTYAVANIFLTLWGPVIIALIP, translated from the coding sequence ATGGATATTATTTACGATCAACTTAGAAACTTCCCTTATTTCACGCTATTTCTAGCGATTGCAATAGGCTTTTTTGTAGGAAAATTCAAAATTGGAAAATTCTCACTTGGTGGTGTTGGAGGTACGTTAATTGCCGCAGTAATTCTCGGCCAAGTCGGTGGAATTGAAATTAGCGATGAAGTAAAAAGTCTTTTTTTCGCTTTATTTATTTTTATGGTAGGGTATTTAGGTGGTCCGCAATTCTTCGCTTCCTTAAAAATATCATCCCTTAAATATTTATTAGCAGCATTCTTAATGACCGCTATGGGACTTCTTGCCGTTCTAGGACTGGCTATTTGGTTTGGCTTAGATAAAGGCATGGCCGCCGGTTTAGCTGCTGGAGGTTTAACACAATCTGCAATAATTGGTACGGCAGGAGAAGCCATAGATAAATTAGGGTTAGCAGTAGATGTATCCAAAAATTTAAAAATGAATGTTGCCGTTGGTTACTCCATCACTTATATTTTTGGTTCTATTGGGCCCATATTAATGGTTTCCATTATTCCAATCGTCATGAAATGGGATATTAGGGCTGAAGCAAAAAAATTAGCTATAAAGTTAGGTGGTAGTAAAGAATTGGAAGAAGGTGAATTTGATCCTATTAAAAGAATTGATACTCGGGTATATAAAATTTTAAAAACGTCTAAATTTTTAAACAAAAGTGTTCTTGAATTTGAAACAGAATTCAATTCTAACTTAACGGTTGAACTTATTATAAATAATAAAAAGAATACGGAACCTAGTGCCAGTACAATAATTAATGAAGACGACATTTTATTCGTTACGGGTTTAATTACCGCATTTTCAAAAGTAGGATTCAACATCGGAGAAGAAATCTCAGAATTTGGGCCAAATATTGACTTAACAGAAGAAGTAAGACACGTAATCGCAACCAATAAAAAACTAACAGGTTTAACGCTAGAACAGGTCTTGAAGAAATTGGATATAGATAAAAGACATGGAGTTTATATTAAATCCATTACTAGAATGTCTCACCAATTGCCAGTTTTAGATAAAACGGAAATCCATAAAGGGGATGAAATTGAATTGGTTGGTAAGAAAAAGGACTTGGATAGAATTGAGAAAGAAATTGGATACAAGCCACCATCAATTAAAACCACAGATTTTGTTGTCCTTGGATTGGGAATGGTAGTGGGGTATTTAATTGGCCAAATTGGTTTCGAAATAAATGGGACATCACTTGCATTGGGTGCGGGTCTGGGCTGTTTGGTTTCAGGTTTGCTAATTGGGTTTTTAAAAACCAAATATCCAAAACTAGGTGGAATAAATGTGGGAGCGGCCAATTTTATTCAAACAATTGGTTTGGCCGTATTTGTGGGTATTGTAGGTTTAAATGCAGGAGCACCTGCATTTCAAGCCATCTTGAAAAGTGGCGTAACCTTGTTTCTTTTAGGGATTTTGGTAACTATGCTACCTATGATCGTGCAATTCGTAATTAATTATTATGTACTTAAAATCAAAAACCCTGTCGAAGCATTGGGAGTACTTACGGGTAGTAGAAGTTCTAATCCAGGATTTTCTGCTCTATTGGACAAAACCAAAAATGCAACACCTGTGCCCACATTTACCATGACCTATGCTGTTGCAAATATATTTTTAACATTATGGGGTCCAGTTATTATAGCGTTAATTCCGTAG
- a CDS encoding DcaP family trimeric outer membrane transporter, translated as MPNSFRRILMLCISMIAANAFSQSKDQKNISDTLLVTHKDVQDPIKIKSERAGFRASGKTKKIALDFIGYVKLIGGLDLGNIQNTSEFYPSKIPIYPTLREEKPRSFLDARQTRLAVDGEYEISDSNKMHLYVEIDFFNTEAETSFVPHLRHAYGEYKGFLIGQTWSTMKNGAAFPVQVDFEGPNSITGPRNPMVRYTHVINNKYSYAVAMETHSEDYTPFDTNPDDTMAYLYVPDLIGYIQKGGAWGNLRISGILKNMSYTNANSSAIKSMTGGGAEISGIIKFFNRNEMNDDVRFGYTYGLGIAYYINDLRGQGLDAAPNENGEMTSIPAMGGFLAYKHSWSKTATSSAVFSFTSIDNSDYTNDEMYDFSSYGAVNYIWSPIDRIDYGVELIYGKNQNKLGDNGIGYRAQFMAIYHL; from the coding sequence ATGCCAAATAGTTTTAGACGAATACTCATGCTATGTATTTCTATGATAGCAGCAAATGCTTTTTCACAAAGTAAGGATCAAAAGAATATTTCAGATACGTTACTTGTAACACACAAAGATGTTCAAGACCCTATCAAAATTAAAAGTGAAAGAGCTGGTTTTAGAGCGTCTGGAAAGACAAAAAAAATAGCTCTTGATTTCATTGGTTATGTAAAACTAATTGGAGGTCTTGACTTAGGGAACATTCAGAATACAAGTGAATTTTATCCCAGTAAAATTCCAATTTACCCAACCTTGCGTGAAGAAAAACCACGTAGTTTTTTAGATGCTAGACAAACGCGGCTAGCTGTAGATGGTGAGTACGAAATATCCGATTCAAACAAAATGCACCTTTATGTAGAGATTGATTTTTTCAATACAGAAGCGGAAACCAGTTTTGTTCCTCATTTAAGACATGCGTATGGGGAATACAAAGGATTTTTAATAGGGCAAACATGGAGTACCATGAAAAACGGAGCAGCTTTTCCTGTACAAGTAGATTTTGAAGGGCCTAATAGTATTACTGGTCCAAGAAACCCCATGGTTAGATATACGCATGTTATTAACAATAAATATTCATATGCCGTAGCTATGGAAACTCATAGTGAAGATTATACTCCTTTTGATACAAATCCGGATGATACCATGGCGTATCTCTATGTACCTGATTTAATTGGTTACATACAAAAAGGAGGAGCATGGGGAAATCTTAGAATCAGTGGTATTTTAAAAAACATGTCCTACACAAATGCAAATTCTAGTGCTATTAAAAGTATGACTGGTGGAGGTGCAGAAATTTCTGGTATTATTAAATTTTTTAATCGAAATGAAATGAATGATGATGTTAGGTTCGGGTACACATATGGATTAGGAATTGCATATTATATAAATGATTTGAGAGGACAGGGTTTGGATGCTGCTCCTAATGAGAATGGTGAAATGACTTCAATTCCCGCAATGGGAGGATTTTTGGCATACAAACATTCATGGAGTAAAACAGCTACATCCAGTGCTGTATTTAGCTTTACAAGTATTGATAATTCAGACTACACTAATGATGAAATGTATGATTTTTCATCCTATGGAGCTGTTAATTATATATGGTCTCCTATAGATAGAATAGATTATGGTGTAGAACTCATTTATGGAAAAAATCAAAATAAATTAGGAGATAATGGCATTGGGTATCGCGCTCAGTTTATGGCTATCTATCATCTTTAA
- a CDS encoding NADP-dependent oxidoreductase, giving the protein MKAIVLEKAGGPENLHLAEVAKPSIKDNEVLVAVKAISLNPADVKPKYQDKMLNMMYGEKRPVILGWDIAGTVTEVGADVTNIKVGDKVFGMVNFPGVGNAYAEFVAAPEAHLATMPDDVSFEEAAATTLAALTALQILEGRINKGNKVLIQAGSGGVGHFAIQIAKAMGAFVNTTASAKNSEFVTSIGADNAIDYHTQKFEEILSDIDFVLDTQGGEVLENSVKVLKTGGTAYTTLGMDIDDVKASAKKEHKTVSDILVHSSAEDMNTLKKMLENGSIKPNIYKTFAFEDMAAAHTEVEKGRTVGKVIVKL; this is encoded by the coding sequence ATGAAAGCAATAGTATTAGAAAAAGCAGGAGGACCAGAAAACCTTCACTTAGCAGAAGTAGCAAAACCAAGTATAAAAGATAACGAAGTATTAGTAGCGGTAAAGGCTATTTCATTAAACCCGGCAGATGTAAAACCAAAGTATCAAGATAAGATGCTGAATATGATGTACGGAGAAAAACGACCTGTAATTTTAGGCTGGGACATAGCAGGAACCGTTACAGAAGTCGGTGCTGATGTTACCAATATAAAGGTAGGCGACAAGGTCTTTGGTATGGTGAATTTTCCTGGGGTAGGTAACGCTTACGCGGAATTTGTTGCTGCGCCAGAAGCACATTTAGCTACAATGCCAGACGACGTCTCTTTTGAAGAAGCTGCAGCTACAACCTTAGCTGCTTTAACTGCACTGCAAATTTTGGAAGGAAGGATAAATAAAGGAAATAAAGTACTTATACAAGCAGGTTCTGGTGGTGTTGGTCATTTTGCTATTCAAATTGCAAAAGCAATGGGAGCTTTTGTGAATACTACTGCCTCGGCAAAAAACAGCGAATTTGTTACGTCTATTGGAGCAGATAACGCAATTGATTATCATACTCAGAAGTTTGAAGAAATTTTATCTGATATCGACTTTGTGCTAGATACGCAAGGTGGCGAAGTATTAGAAAATTCCGTAAAAGTCTTGAAAACTGGTGGTACAGCTTATACAACGTTAGGTATGGACATAGATGATGTAAAAGCGTCAGCCAAAAAGGAACACAAAACCGTTTCAGACATTTTAGTACACTCTAGTGCTGAAGATATGAACACCTTAAAAAAAATGCTAGAAAACGGTAGCATTAAACCAAACATTTACAAAACGTTTGCTTTTGAAGATATGGCTGCCGCCCATACTGAAGTTGAAAAAGGAAGAACAGTGGGTAAAGTAATCGTTAAACTATAA
- the budA gene encoding acetolactate decarboxylase — protein MKKAILLVSLAILASCGNQDKKEAVSTTETQNHEHPHPHNVDENGLAPHTENTIHQYAPTVALLNSIYEGDFTPEQMVQQGNIGIGTVNHLAGELVAVDGVVYTIDAEGGIKEAPENLESPNMTMINFQPKKTVTVENITSYEALNEELQKYSTSKNSFYAYRIKGEFGYLKMASAHKLENEDVSLFEYLDTRVMYTRDNIKGTLVGLFTPDYIGNVVIPGMHFHFLSEDITLGGHLEDIKFDKLHVEIQEINQVKLQLPQTEKFRNKTLKQGASPKATAKQNGK, from the coding sequence ATGAAAAAAGCAATTCTATTAGTTTCCTTGGCAATTTTAGCAAGCTGCGGAAATCAGGACAAAAAAGAAGCAGTTTCAACTACAGAAACTCAAAATCACGAACATCCGCATCCACACAACGTAGATGAAAACGGATTAGCACCACATACGGAAAACACCATTCATCAATATGCGCCAACGGTTGCATTGTTAAACAGTATATATGAAGGTGATTTTACGCCAGAACAAATGGTACAGCAAGGTAATATCGGTATTGGTACCGTAAATCACCTAGCAGGTGAGCTGGTTGCTGTAGATGGTGTCGTATATACTATTGATGCGGAAGGCGGAATTAAAGAGGCTCCAGAGAATTTAGAATCGCCTAATATGACGATGATAAATTTTCAACCCAAAAAAACGGTAACCGTTGAAAACATTACTTCATACGAAGCACTAAACGAAGAACTTCAAAAATACTCTACTTCTAAAAATAGTTTTTATGCCTACAGAATTAAAGGAGAGTTTGGATATCTAAAAATGGCATCGGCACATAAATTAGAAAATGAAGATGTTTCTCTATTTGAATATTTAGATACAAGGGTAATGTATACTAGAGATAATATTAAAGGAACTTTAGTAGGCTTATTTACGCCAGATTATATTGGAAACGTAGTGATACCGGGAATGCACTTTCACTTTTTATCTGAAGATATAACACTGGGAGGGCATTTAGAAGATATCAAGTTTGATAAACTTCATGTAGAAATTCAAGAAATAAACCAAGTAAAATTACAACTTCCTCAAACCGAAAAATTCAGAAACAAAACGTTAAAGCAGGGTGCTTCACCAAAAGCAACCGCAAAGCAAAACGGAAAATAA